The proteins below come from a single Stutzerimonas stutzeri RCH2 genomic window:
- the gatC gene encoding Asp-tRNA(Asn)/Glu-tRNA(Gln) amidotransferase subunit GatC, with protein sequence MALERTEVEKIAHLARLGLSEADLPRTTETLNNILGLIDRMQAVDTTGIEPLAHPLETTQRLRADAVTETNQRDAYQAIAPAVEDGLYLVPRVIE encoded by the coding sequence ATGGCGCTTGAACGCACCGAGGTGGAAAAGATCGCTCACCTGGCCCGCCTGGGCCTGTCTGAAGCCGACCTGCCCCGCACCACCGAGACCCTCAACAACATTCTGGGCCTGATCGATCGCATGCAGGCGGTCGACACCACCGGCATCGAGCCCTTGGCCCACCCGCTGGAGACGACCCAGCGACTGCGCGCCGATGCGGTCACGGAAACCAACCAGCGTGATGCCTATCAGGCCATCGCGCCTGCCGTGGAAGACGGTCTCTATCTGGTTCCGCGAGTGATCGAGTGA
- a CDS encoding calcium/sodium antiporter yields the protein MTLMTFVYLIAGLVLLVAGAEVLVRGAAKLAAQFGISPLVIGLTVVAFGTSAPETAVSVQAALNGSGDIAIGNVVGSNIANVLLILGMTALVAPLVVSRQLIRLDVPIMIGASLVTFGLAWDGELSRIDGALLFTAVVVYTLFLIISSRREKAAEVDDEFAKEFGLDEPAKPHAGLINAGLVIAGLVLLVVGSNFLVEGAVALARALGLSELVIGLTVIAIGTSLPELATSIMAAFRGERDIAVGNIVGSNIFNLLCVLGLASLVSPQAIGVSSNALAFDFPVMIAVAVACLPIFFAGYCIKRWEGALFVAYYVAYTLYLVLTSTGRPFAETFGDAMLGYALPLTAITLLVIAGRAWKAQRG from the coding sequence GTGACCCTGATGACCTTTGTCTACCTCATAGCCGGCCTGGTGCTGCTCGTTGCCGGCGCGGAGGTCCTGGTGCGAGGTGCAGCCAAACTCGCCGCCCAGTTCGGCATCTCCCCACTGGTCATTGGCCTCACCGTGGTCGCCTTCGGCACCAGCGCGCCGGAGACGGCCGTCAGCGTGCAGGCCGCACTCAATGGCAGCGGTGACATCGCGATTGGTAACGTCGTGGGCAGCAACATCGCCAACGTACTGCTGATTCTCGGCATGACCGCACTGGTCGCACCACTGGTGGTATCGCGTCAACTGATCCGCCTGGATGTGCCGATCATGATCGGCGCCAGCCTGGTGACCTTCGGCCTGGCCTGGGACGGCGAACTCAGCCGTATCGACGGTGCACTGCTGTTCACCGCGGTAGTGGTCTACACGCTGTTCCTGATCATAAGCAGTCGCCGCGAAAAAGCTGCGGAAGTCGACGACGAGTTTGCCAAGGAGTTCGGCCTGGATGAGCCGGCCAAGCCGCATGCTGGGCTGATCAACGCTGGCCTGGTGATCGCAGGCCTGGTGTTGCTGGTGGTGGGCTCCAATTTCCTCGTCGAGGGCGCCGTGGCCCTGGCCCGGGCGCTCGGCCTATCGGAGTTGGTCATTGGCCTGACCGTGATCGCCATCGGCACCTCACTGCCAGAACTGGCCACCTCGATCATGGCGGCCTTTCGCGGCGAGCGCGATATCGCCGTCGGCAACATCGTTGGCAGCAACATCTTCAACCTGCTCTGCGTACTCGGCCTGGCCTCGCTGGTGTCGCCGCAGGCGATCGGTGTGTCTTCGAACGCGCTAGCCTTTGATTTCCCGGTGATGATCGCGGTAGCGGTAGCCTGCCTGCCGATCTTCTTCGCCGGCTACTGCATCAAGCGCTGGGAAGGCGCCCTGTTCGTCGCCTATTACGTGGCTTACACCCTGTACCTGGTGCTGACCAGTACCGGCCGCCCGTTCGCGGAAACCTTTGGCGACGCCATGCTGGGCTATGCACTGCCGCTGACTGCGATCACGCTGCTGGTCATCGCCGGCCGCGCCTGGAAAGCCCAGCGCGGATAA
- a CDS encoding septal ring lytic transglycosylase RlpA family protein — MRLTRLTALLLLAILASGCADRQSTQPTKAPPTAQDRFSQSGKASYYARMHHGQRTANGELHDQNALVAAHRSLPFGTRVRVTNEQNGKQVVVRINDRGPFRRGRIIDLSRAAAMQLDMLKSGVARVRIETLP, encoded by the coding sequence ATGCGCCTGACACGCCTCACTGCCCTGCTTTTGCTCGCCATATTGGCCAGCGGATGCGCAGATCGCCAATCGACGCAACCGACCAAAGCGCCGCCCACAGCCCAGGATCGCTTCAGCCAGAGCGGCAAAGCCTCCTATTACGCACGAATGCATCATGGCCAACGCACCGCCAATGGCGAGCTGCACGATCAGAACGCCCTGGTAGCGGCGCATCGCAGCCTTCCCTTCGGCACCAGAGTGCGTGTGACCAACGAGCAGAACGGCAAGCAAGTGGTGGTGCGCATCAATGACCGCGGGCCATTCCGCCGCGGCCGAATCATCGACCTTTCACGCGCCGCCGCGATGCAACTGGACATGCTGAAAAGCGGCGTGGCCCGCGTACGTATTGAAACCCTCCCATGA
- the gatB gene encoding Asp-tRNA(Asn)/Glu-tRNA(Gln) amidotransferase subunit GatB, whose translation MQWETVIGLEIHAQLATQSKIFSGSATTFGAEPNTQASLVDLGMPGTLPVLNAEAVRMACKFGLAIEAEIAPKNVFARKNYFYPDLPKGYQTSQMDHPIVGKGYLDITLEDGSSRRIGITRAHLEEDAGKSLHEDFHGMSGIDLNRAGTPLLEIVSEPDIRSAKEAVAYVKAIHALVRYLGICDGNMAEGSLRCDCNVSVRPKGQAEFGTRAEIKNVNSFRFIEKAINHEVQRQIELIEDGGKVVQETRLYDPNKDETRSMRSKEEANDYRYFPCPDLLPVVIEQSFLDEVRASLPELPVQKRERFESEFGLSAYDATVLAASRELADYFEQVNATCGDAKLAANWVMGELSSLLNKDGLDIEQSPVTAEQLGGMILRIKDDTISGKIAKMVFEAMAAGEGSADEIIEKKGLKQVTDSGAIEKMLDEVLAANAEQVEQYRASDETKRGKMFGFFVGQAMKASKGKANPGQVNQLLKKKLEG comes from the coding sequence ATGCAGTGGGAAACCGTGATCGGGCTGGAGATTCACGCACAGCTCGCGACCCAGTCGAAGATCTTTTCCGGCAGCGCCACCACTTTCGGCGCCGAGCCCAACACCCAGGCCAGCCTGGTCGACCTCGGCATGCCCGGCACCCTGCCGGTGCTCAATGCCGAAGCCGTGCGCATGGCCTGCAAGTTCGGCCTGGCGATCGAAGCCGAGATCGCGCCGAAGAACGTCTTCGCGCGCAAGAACTACTTCTACCCTGACCTGCCCAAGGGCTACCAGACCAGCCAGATGGACCATCCCATCGTCGGCAAGGGCTATCTGGACATCACCCTGGAAGACGGCAGCAGCCGGCGCATCGGCATCACTCGTGCGCACCTGGAAGAGGACGCCGGCAAGAGCCTGCACGAAGACTTCCACGGCATGAGCGGCATCGACCTCAACCGCGCCGGCACTCCGCTGCTGGAAATCGTCTCCGAGCCGGACATCCGCTCGGCCAAGGAAGCGGTCGCCTATGTGAAGGCGATCCATGCGCTCGTCCGTTACCTCGGAATTTGCGACGGCAACATGGCCGAAGGGTCGCTGCGCTGCGACTGCAACGTCTCGGTGCGACCCAAGGGCCAGGCCGAGTTCGGCACCCGCGCCGAGATCAAGAACGTCAACTCGTTCCGTTTCATCGAAAAGGCGATCAACCACGAGGTGCAACGGCAGATCGAGCTGATCGAGGACGGCGGCAAGGTGGTACAGGAAACCCGCCTGTACGACCCGAACAAGGACGAGACGCGCTCCATGCGCAGCAAGGAAGAAGCCAACGACTACCGCTACTTCCCCTGCCCCGACCTGCTGCCGGTAGTGATCGAGCAGAGTTTCCTCGACGAAGTGCGCGCCAGTCTGCCGGAGCTGCCGGTGCAGAAGCGCGAACGCTTCGAGAGCGAGTTCGGCCTGTCCGCCTACGACGCCACGGTGCTGGCCGCCAGTCGCGAGCTGGCCGACTATTTCGAACAGGTCAACGCTACCTGCGGCGATGCCAAGCTGGCGGCCAACTGGGTGATGGGCGAGTTGTCCAGCCTGCTCAACAAGGACGGCCTGGACATCGAACAGTCGCCAGTCACCGCCGAGCAGCTGGGCGGCATGATCCTGCGTATCAAGGACGACACCATCAGCGGCAAGATCGCCAAGATGGTCTTCGAGGCGATGGCCGCTGGCGAAGGCTCGGCTGACGAGATCATCGAGAAGAAAGGCCTCAAGCAGGTCACTGACTCCGGCGCCATCGAGAAGATGCTGGACGAAGTGCTCGCGGCCAACGCCGAGCAGGTCGAACAGTACCGCGCCAGCGACGAAACCAAACGCGGCAAGATGTTCGGCTTCTTCGTCGGCCAGGCGATGAAGGCGTCCAAGGGCAAGGCCAACCCCGGCCAGGTGAACCAACTGCTGAAGAAAAAGCTCGAAGGCTAA
- a CDS encoding calcium/sodium antiporter, which translates to MSLVTFAYLLGGLVLLVVGAESLVRGAAKLASRFGIPPLIIGLTVVAFGTSAPETAVSVQASLNGSGDIAVGNVIGSNIANILLILGISALIAPLVVSRQLIRLDVPVMIGAGLLCYGLAWNGSISRLDGTLLLITLIGYTAFLVVASKREKPAIDADEFAAEFGPAEAEKPYAWVLQLFLILLGLGLLVGGSNLLIEGAVGLARALGLSELVIGLTVVAVGTSMPELATSVLAVIKGERDIAVGNVVGSCIFNLLLVLGAGAAVAADGLSISPNAQSFDFPVMLAVFVACLPIFFSGYCIQRWEGLLFFAYYVAYTLYLVMFATGLGAIELLRDAMLWFAFPLTAVTLLVIFLRAWQHQR; encoded by the coding sequence ATGTCGCTGGTGACTTTCGCCTATCTGCTCGGCGGGCTGGTGCTGCTGGTGGTGGGTGCCGAATCCCTGGTACGCGGCGCAGCAAAGCTGGCCAGTCGCTTCGGCATTCCACCGCTGATCATCGGCCTGACGGTGGTCGCCTTTGGCACCAGCGCCCCCGAAACCGCCGTCAGCGTGCAGGCCTCGCTAAATGGCAGCGGTGACATCGCGGTAGGCAACGTGATTGGCAGCAACATCGCCAATATCCTGCTGATTCTCGGCATTTCCGCACTGATAGCCCCGCTGGTGGTGTCTCGGCAACTGATCCGCCTGGACGTCCCGGTGATGATCGGTGCCGGCCTGCTCTGCTACGGCTTGGCCTGGAACGGCAGCATCAGCCGCCTGGATGGCACGCTGCTGCTCATCACCCTGATCGGCTACACCGCGTTCCTGGTCGTCGCCAGCAAGCGAGAGAAGCCGGCCATCGACGCCGACGAGTTCGCTGCGGAATTCGGCCCCGCCGAAGCCGAAAAGCCATACGCCTGGGTGCTCCAGTTGTTTTTGATCCTGCTGGGCCTGGGCCTGCTGGTCGGCGGCTCTAATCTGCTGATCGAAGGGGCCGTCGGGCTGGCTCGCGCGCTGGGTCTGTCGGAGCTGGTCATCGGACTGACAGTCGTAGCGGTCGGCACCTCGATGCCCGAGCTCGCAACCTCCGTGCTGGCGGTTATCAAGGGTGAACGCGACATTGCCGTCGGCAATGTCGTGGGCAGCTGCATCTTCAACCTGTTGCTGGTGCTCGGCGCCGGCGCCGCGGTAGCCGCGGACGGCCTGTCCATATCACCCAATGCGCAGTCGTTCGACTTTCCGGTGATGCTGGCGGTATTCGTTGCCTGCCTGCCGATCTTCTTTTCCGGTTACTGCATTCAACGCTGGGAAGGCCTGTTGTTCTTCGCCTATTACGTCGCGTACACCCTCTACTTGGTGATGTTCGCCACGGGGCTCGGTGCCATCGAATTGCTGCGCGATGCGATGCTCTGGTTCGCCTTCCCCTTGACGGCCGTCACGCTTTTGGTGATCTTCCTGCGCGCCTGGCAACACCAGCGCTGA
- the mreB gene encoding rod shape-determining protein MreB: protein MFKKLRGMFSSDLSIDLGTANTLIYVRDRGIVLDEPSVVAIRSHGNQKSVVAVGTEAKRMLGRTPGNINAIRPMKDGVIADFSVCEKMLQYFINKVHENSFLQPSPRVLICVPCKSTQVERRAIRESALGAGAREVFLIEEPMAAAIGAGLPVDEARGSMVVDIGGGTTEIALISLNGVVYAESVRVGGDRFDESIVTYVRRNYGSLIGESTAERIKQEIGTAFPGGELREVDVRGRNLAEGVPRSFTLNSNEVLEALQESLATIVQAVKSALEQSPPELASDIAERGLVLTGGGALLRDLDKLLAQETGLPVIVAEEPLTCVARGGGRALEMMDRHAMDLLSTE from the coding sequence ATGTTCAAGAAACTGCGTGGCATGTTTTCCAGTGATCTGTCGATCGACCTGGGCACTGCCAATACCCTTATTTATGTGCGCGATCGCGGCATCGTTCTCGACGAACCCTCTGTAGTCGCCATTCGTAGCCACGGCAACCAGAAGAGCGTTGTCGCCGTAGGCACCGAGGCCAAGCGCATGCTGGGCCGTACCCCGGGCAACATCAACGCGATCCGTCCGATGAAGGATGGTGTGATTGCCGACTTCAGCGTCTGCGAAAAGATGCTGCAGTACTTCATCAACAAGGTGCACGAGAACAGCTTTCTGCAGCCCAGCCCGCGCGTACTGATCTGCGTGCCTTGCAAGTCGACCCAGGTCGAGCGCCGTGCCATTCGCGAGTCGGCACTGGGTGCCGGTGCCCGCGAAGTGTTCCTGATTGAGGAGCCGATGGCGGCCGCGATCGGCGCCGGTCTGCCGGTGGACGAAGCGCGTGGTTCGATGGTTGTGGACATCGGTGGTGGCACCACCGAGATCGCGCTGATCTCCCTCAATGGCGTCGTTTACGCCGAATCCGTGCGGGTCGGTGGCGATCGTTTCGATGAATCCATCGTGACCTATGTGCGGCGCAACTATGGCAGCCTGATCGGCGAATCCACCGCTGAACGCATCAAGCAGGAAATCGGAACTGCCTTCCCGGGCGGCGAGCTGCGTGAAGTCGACGTGCGTGGCCGCAACCTGGCCGAGGGTGTGCCGCGCAGCTTCACGCTGAACTCCAACGAGGTGCTCGAAGCCCTGCAGGAGTCGCTGGCGACCATCGTTCAGGCGGTCAAGAGCGCCCTGGAACAGTCCCCGCCGGAACTGGCTTCGGACATCGCCGAGCGCGGTCTGGTGCTGACGGGTGGTGGCGCGCTGTTGCGTGACCTGGACAAGCTGCTCGCTCAGGAAACCGGTCTGCCGGTGATCGTCGCCGAAGAACCACTGACCTGTGTGGCCCGTGGTGGTGGTCGTGCGCTGGAAATGATGGATCGTCACGCCATGGACTTGCTGTCCACCGAGTGA
- the gatA gene encoding Asp-tRNA(Asn)/Glu-tRNA(Gln) amidotransferase subunit GatA, producing the protein MHNLTLAEIARNLAEKRFSAEELTRTLLARIEQLDPQLNSFISVTDELAIAQAKAADARRAAGESGALLGAPIGHKDLFCTQGIRTSCGSKILDNFKAPYNATVVERLAAAGTVTLGKLNMDEFAMGSANESSYYGPVKNPWDPSRVPGGSSGGSAAAIAARLLPAATGTDTGGSIRQPAALTNLTGLKPTYGRVSRWGMVAYASSLDQGGPMARTAEDCALLLSAMAGFDAKDSTSVDQPLDDYLAALSQPLAGLRIGLPKEYFGAGLDPKIADAVMASVEELKKLGATVKDISLPNMQHAIPSYYVIAPAEASSNLSRFDGVRFGYRCENPVDLTDLYKRSRAEGFGDEVKRRIMVGTYALSAGYYDAYYLKAQKIRRLIKQDFVTAFEQVDLILGPTTPNLAWKLGEKNADPVSAYLEDIYTITANLAGIPGLSMPAGFIDGLPVGVQLLAPYFQEARLLNVAHQYQQVTDWHARAPAGF; encoded by the coding sequence ATGCACAACCTGACACTTGCCGAAATCGCCCGCAACCTTGCCGAGAAGCGCTTCTCCGCCGAAGAGCTGACGCGCACCCTGCTGGCACGCATCGAACAGCTCGATCCGCAGCTGAACAGCTTCATCAGCGTCACCGATGAACTCGCCATCGCCCAGGCCAAGGCCGCCGACGCGCGTCGCGCCGCCGGTGAAAGCGGCGCGCTGCTCGGTGCGCCGATCGGCCATAAGGACCTGTTCTGCACTCAGGGCATCCGTACCAGCTGCGGCTCGAAGATTCTCGACAACTTCAAAGCCCCGTACAACGCCACCGTAGTGGAACGCCTCGCCGCTGCCGGCACGGTCACCCTCGGCAAGCTGAACATGGACGAATTCGCCATGGGCTCGGCCAACGAGTCGAGCTATTACGGCCCGGTGAAGAACCCCTGGGACCCGTCCCGCGTACCGGGCGGCTCCTCCGGCGGCTCCGCAGCGGCCATCGCGGCGCGTCTGCTGCCTGCTGCTACCGGCACCGACACCGGCGGTTCGATCCGCCAGCCAGCCGCGCTGACCAACCTCACCGGCCTCAAGCCGACTTACGGCCGGGTTTCGCGCTGGGGCATGGTGGCCTATGCCTCGAGCCTCGATCAGGGCGGCCCGATGGCGCGCACGGCCGAAGATTGCGCGCTGCTGCTGTCGGCCATGGCCGGCTTCGATGCTAAGGACTCCACCAGCGTCGACCAGCCGCTGGACGACTACCTCGCCGCACTGAGCCAGCCACTCGCCGGCCTGCGCATCGGCCTGCCGAAGGAGTACTTCGGCGCGGGTCTGGACCCGAAGATCGCTGACGCCGTGATGGCTTCCGTCGAGGAGCTGAAAAAGCTCGGCGCCACGGTAAAGGACATCAGCCTGCCGAACATGCAGCATGCGATTCCTTCCTATTATGTGATCGCGCCGGCCGAGGCCTCCTCCAATCTCTCGCGTTTCGATGGCGTGCGTTTCGGCTATCGCTGCGAAAACCCGGTCGACCTCACCGATCTCTACAAGCGCTCGCGCGCTGAAGGCTTCGGCGACGAGGTCAAGCGACGCATCATGGTTGGCACCTACGCGCTGTCGGCCGGTTACTACGATGCCTACTACCTCAAAGCGCAGAAGATCCGCCGTCTGATCAAGCAGGATTTCGTCACTGCTTTCGAGCAGGTCGACCTGATCCTCGGGCCGACCACGCCGAACCTGGCCTGGAAGCTGGGCGAGAAGAACGCCGATCCGGTGTCCGCCTACCTCGAGGACATCTACACCATCACCGCCAACCTGGCGGGCATTCCGGGCCTGTCGATGCCGGCCGGCTTCATCGATGGCCTGCCGGTAGGCGTACAGCTGCTCGCCCCGTACTTCCAGGAAGCGCGCCTGCTGAACGTGGCGCACCAGTATCAACAAGTCACCGATTGGCACGCGCGCGCCCCGGCCGGATTCTGA
- the mreC gene encoding rod shape-determining protein MreC, translating to MKPLFAKGPLLGVRLLVFVVLCVVLMVVDARFDALKTVRSQMGLVLTPFYWVADMPVRIWRGATEQIASSNSLMAENEKLKAEALLMQRRLQKLAMLTEQNVRLRELLNSAALVDDKVIVAELIGLDPNPFTHRILIDKGEKDGVFMGQPVLDASGLMGQVVEVLPYAARVLLLTDVTHSIPVQLNRNGLRAIAVGTGNPDYLELRHVAETADVKAGDLLVSSGLGQRFPSGYPVAQVTEVVHGSGQPFAIVRAVPTAMLNRSRYLMLVFSDSRTPEERAAAAAEAQADADQKAAAEGGEASAAPGTAETGAAPPAAETPAVPAAEVGQ from the coding sequence ATCAAGCCGCTATTTGCCAAAGGACCTCTGCTCGGTGTGCGCCTGCTGGTGTTCGTCGTGCTTTGTGTCGTGCTGATGGTGGTGGATGCCCGCTTCGACGCGCTGAAGACGGTACGCAGTCAGATGGGCCTGGTACTGACGCCGTTCTACTGGGTCGCCGATATGCCGGTGCGGATCTGGAGAGGCGCGACCGAGCAGATCGCCAGCAGCAACAGCCTGATGGCCGAGAACGAGAAGCTCAAAGCCGAGGCGTTGCTGATGCAGCGACGCTTGCAGAAGCTGGCAATGCTCACCGAGCAGAACGTGCGCCTGCGTGAACTGCTCAATTCGGCGGCACTGGTCGACGACAAGGTCATCGTCGCCGAGCTGATCGGTCTCGACCCGAACCCGTTCACCCATCGCATCCTGATCGACAAGGGCGAGAAGGATGGTGTCTTCATGGGGCAGCCGGTGCTGGATGCCAGTGGCCTGATGGGGCAGGTGGTCGAAGTACTGCCCTACGCTGCGCGCGTATTGTTGCTCACCGACGTCACTCACAGCATTCCGGTGCAGCTCAATCGCAATGGTTTGCGCGCGATCGCCGTGGGTACCGGCAATCCGGACTATCTCGAGCTGCGCCATGTGGCCGAAACGGCTGACGTCAAGGCCGGGGATCTGCTGGTCAGTTCCGGGCTAGGCCAGCGCTTCCCCAGCGGCTATCCGGTAGCTCAAGTGACCGAAGTGGTGCATGGGTCCGGCCAGCCGTTCGCCATTGTGCGCGCGGTCCCGACCGCCATGCTCAATCGTAGTCGCTACCTGATGCTGGTCTTCAGCGACTCGCGCACGCCGGAAGAGCGCGCGGCTGCAGCGGCTGAAGCCCAGGCCGACGCCGACCAGAAGGCGGCTGCCGAAGGTGGCGAGGCGTCAGCGGCTCCGGGCACAGCTGAGACCGGCGCCGCCCCGCCAGCTGCCGAGACACCGGCGGTGCCTGCAGCGGAGGTGGGGCAATGA
- a CDS encoding bactofilin family protein, translating into MMFKKKSESRVTIDQFSSLISGNLALVGDVTFEEGLKVSGEVRGNVSHKAGTHSLLALSAEGRIEGNVSSYDALIDGTIVGDLVVEHLLELHSNARVRGNIRYRQLSMENGAVVDGTLSRMGDAEESAQVLELPRPQAREG; encoded by the coding sequence ATGATGTTCAAGAAGAAGTCCGAATCCCGCGTCACCATTGACCAGTTTTCCAGCCTGATCTCCGGCAATCTTGCATTGGTCGGGGATGTGACGTTCGAAGAGGGGCTGAAGGTCAGTGGCGAGGTGCGCGGCAATGTCAGTCACAAGGCTGGCACTCACAGCCTGCTGGCGCTAAGTGCCGAGGGCCGGATCGAGGGAAACGTCAGTAGCTACGATGCGCTGATCGACGGGACCATCGTCGGCGATCTGGTGGTCGAGCATCTGCTCGAACTGCACTCCAATGCGCGGGTCCGCGGCAACATCCGTTATCGCCAATTGAGCATGGAAAACGGCGCGGTGGTCGATGGCACCCTCAGCCGTATGGGGGACGCGGAGGAGAGCGCGCAGGTGCTCGAGCTGCCGCGCCCGCAGGCGCGCGAAGGCTGA